The stretch of DNA ggggatgtttttcagtggcagggactgggagactagtcagaatcaagggaaagatgaacagtgcaatgtacagagagatccttgatgaaaacctgctctagagcgcggacctcaggacctccgactggggcaaaggttcaccttccaacaggacaacgacccaaagcacacagccaagacaacgtagaagtggcttcgggacaagtctctgaatgtccttgactggcccagccagtgcccggacttgaacccgattgaacatctctggagagacctgaaaatagctgtgcagtgtcgctccccatccaacctgacagagctttaggatctgcagtgaagaattggagaaactccccaaataccagtgtgccaagcttcataccgaagaagactcgaggctgtaatctctaccaaaggtgcttcaacaaagtactgagtaaagggtctgaatacttatgtaaatgtgatatttcagggtttaaaaaaaaaatcagtttttgcttcatcattatggggtattgtgtgtagattgaggacaaaaaaaaacaatttcatccattttagaataaggctgtaaagtaacaaaatgtggaaaaagttgaaatactttccgaatgcactgtatagcctACATGGAGGGGTTTTTACGCACATCCAAAATAATAACAGGAGCTGGCTAAATAGCCTGCATAGATAAAAAGGAGGATGTCCAATCACTGTTTTTCTGCTGACAATCTACATATTTTATTAAAGCTTTTAAAAAGATTAATTTTAAAGCGGTCTCACATATTGATAGTCTTGACTACTTGGTGAATGCATTGGGcataacaacaaaaaacatatttttttctgtTTCTAAATACGAGGTTTACGGGCACAAAGAGCACATCTTTCTTGTTCCATGTGCATATGGGCACTGTGTATCACAGCTGGATAGGCTGAGCTTCTGTGGTCAGAATCCATGGCATAACTAACCACGTTGCCGCTAAGACCAGCTTTCGGGTTGGTCTTAAACATCTCCACCAGCGCATACTGAAATTGGTGCTTTGGCGCacgtttttaaggacacacctcagaTATTGCCACCCCTCCCACATCAGCGCGCTCATATAAGACAGGTCAATTACCAATCCTGGCACTAACGTTTGAGAATTGAAGAGCACTGGCTTTATCAGGTCGAAATCACAAACTAGTGTGCCTTTGAAAATTGAGCTGACTTAACACCAGACGAAAATAGAGCTCTACCAAAGTTAGGAAGAATTTTGGTCCAAATCGGAagttaggtactatatttattgaaaatTATATGAATCCTAGAAATTAAAATGGCAAAATTGGGTGCAattaattagcttaatttctcagatcaaattatatttcaactaaataatgtttcaggaatgctaatcttatttGTTTTTAACTACAGAAACGATTTCAGCACAATCTGATGCATTTTTAGATTCAACGACCCATGAACTACATATAAGCAACCCATTTTGTAGTCCAATCCAACCTACGTCCTCTTGAGTTGTTTGAGCCAGCCTTGGAAGCGTTCTCCTGTGATCTCCTCGTCGATGGAGGTGTAGTCCACGTCGGGCAGAAGCACCAGCATGGCGGCACCGCCCGTCATGGGCAGCTTCAGGACACCCAGTTTGAGAGAGCGGTCGTACGCCAGGTGGTACTTGTCGGAGCGGAACATCATGGGGACAATGGCAATTTTGTACTTGTTCACGTAGAAGCGCTCGTCCTGGGTGAAGCTGGTATTGAACGTGAGAGCAAACTGGCCTGGTGAGAGAAACAGAAAAGGGAATCAAATAGAAAAGAGACATGTTGCTGTCACAACTGAAATACATGTTGATGTCACAATACCCAACCTCACTTACACACGAACAAGGCTGGGAGCAGCACAGCATCACCCACAAAGCAGTGCTAATAGAGCATTTGTAGATGTTAGGTGCCTTGTTCAATGCAACAACGGCAGTGAATGGCACCTGGAAAGATATGTTTATAAACAGACTGTGCTTACAATAATCTCATTCCCAGACACTTCTGCCCTTTGCGCTTCAGCCTGGGGGCATGGTTATGTTTACAAAAGGTCATAAAATAAGATGTAAAATactgtataatataataataacaataacatttGCCATTTAGCAAAGCAACTTTTTTGCATATGGGTGTTCCAGGTAATAGAACCCATTATCCTGGAGTTGCAAGCACCATGTTCTACTGAACCCCTGTGCCTACTCCTCACCTTGAAAGAAGACGGCAGTGATTAGCATCATCTGGGTCTGGGGGTCGATGGCGCTGACCACCTCCTTCACCTGCTCCCTGGTGTAGGTGGAGAAAAACTGGTTGATGGTGTCCTTGGCAGCCCCGTCGCTGTAGTCCAGTCCCTGGACATTTCCTCCATACTTGGTCTGCACAACGTCTCGGTAGGTCGAGTCCACTTTGAACTGCTGGCGGGGAAGGATGCCGATACCCTGGTTCACAAACCCGCTCTGGGCCATGCTATCCCGGACACTCTGGAACAGTTCTGGCATAGAAAACAATTGAAAAtgtacatttgtatttttttattttgacaaacacaaacaaacagaaaaaTGATGGGAACAATACAGGGTCAGCCGCAGAGCAATGTAACTTTTTTGAGGTGAAgtcccttgctcaagggcacaacggcaaaATAATCTGATACCAGGAACTCTTCGGTTACTGGTTCGTTTCCTCCTCTAgcctgggatttgaacccaccaTCACCCTCCCACTTACTGGTCTGCATCTCTATTTCCCGGGGCTAAATACCTGGGATCCTTAGGTGGTTGAGAGCATTCAGACTCAGGCCCTGAAGGAGTTGCTCGCGTGTAGAGCCGTCGGCGCCACTCATCAATGCAGCTAAACCCAGAGATACGGTGAATGGGGAGAGAAGGACGTTGTCATCAGTGGTGCTAGCAATGGCACGGTACAGCCGGGCGGCGAAGTCAGCATTTCTGGTGCTCAGGTCCTGGATTTCCACAGCGCTGGGCTCCTGTGCCAGGAGGGGCATGGCGAGGAGTGGGATGCACGCCAGGAGGGGGAGGAGTCTGGACGTCATGGTTCTTCTTCCGCTTTTCTCAGCTCGCAATGGAAACAAAAGATATATGTTTTAAGCAAAGTGTCCTCAGAAAGTTAAGTTCAACACTAACACATGAACATTTAATTTGTCTAGCGTTTAAGGTATAGTACACTCCAAAATCAAAGGTTGCCTGACATTTTCATACAAAACAAATGGTCTAAAATCGAGCTGAGATATATTTGACAAATTTTGGTTTTGGGGTAcactattttttaaatatttatataATTATGTACGATATGTAACAGGCTATTAAAATTACAATATTTTATTAGGAAAGTAAAGTACCTACATATTACAAATAATAAATTTGACGGGCAATGCAGACAGTGCTACAGTAGCTTCGGGACCACAACTATGATCTTGTATATAGTATGGGATCCTAAATGCGTGTCATTCAGGTGCCTGTCATCCGAAATTCATTACAAGTGTTCTGTAAACAAAAACTGATTCCACAAAATAGGGTCACTAATCTAAAAAACTGTCGGTGTCCAGAGTAGCTGAGTAAACTCCACTTCATAAATCTCAATGGAGTTGACTTGCGAAGAGTGTCAGCGGAGTGTACCTCCGACTACATTGAGTCGGTATCAGTTGATACTTTTTTAATGCGTACCTTGTACCTAAGTCTGTCCTGTGTAACTGCATTATTTTCTTTGGGTGCTGAAATCCTTCATTTTTGTTCAAAGGTCTGTGGCACCGTGAAAGACATGGGCATAGGCGTAGCTGAAGGACTCCCAGTGCATCACTATGGACAGCGGCACTGGCTGCAGCACAGTCAACAGTGGCACTCAGTTTAGCAATGTGGAAGGCTGCATTACCTTCAGCACCAGGCCAGCCGAAGACTGCCACAGCTCTGCTCACCCAACACACCTGTGCAGGATTACTAAATCAGCACACCTGCAAGGCATTCCCTAAACAACTGACTGGCACAAGACTGCAGGCTGGACCTCGCTCAAGAAGAGCAGTTAGGAAGACAACCAGAGTGTGCCTATGCTCCCACTTCTGTATTCGGGCACACCTCAATCTTCCCAACAAGGTCCAATGCagacttttttaaagaatatccagtcacttctgggtaacaattaagtaccttactgagATTCTGTTAaattaaaatagtaaaaaaatattttaaaaactgCTTCTTCGCAAACAGGATTTTCTCAATTATGAATTTTGCTAGGAATGTCtgagagtggtctgagtggggaagggaaaactgaaaactagctgttattggcagagagatttggaactctttcttattcgTCTATAAACTAAATTTACCACCagctgatgtcaccaggcaggccaaaataAATTTCTCTTACACttaaagggcattatcattttcATAATTTGACAGTATTAATCCAACCTCcatacaaaatattaggaacaactttctaatattgagttgcactctttttccctcagaacagcctcaattcgttggagcatgaactctacaaggtgtcaaaagcattccacagggatgctggcccatgttgactctaatgcttcccacagttgtgtcaacacTATTTTCtctatgcagattttagaatatttgtatGAAAATGTATCTCCAATCAGATGGAAACCAATTAtttatataaaccctggattgctgatgctatgtattggacatgaatataataataataataataataataataataataataatatatgccctTTAGCAGACGCATTTATCAAAAGCAACTTGCCgccatgcgtgcatacattttatgtatgGATGGTGCTGGGAATTAAAACCCCTTACCCAGGCTttacaagtgccatgctctaccaactgagctacaaaggactaCCATCGAGAGGCTTTAAAGCCACCAGTTAgtcagccatattggcactccccagtaggaaaagtcctccataggaattaatGTAATTCTacattatttcaattaaatgttttaaGAACAAAATTACATATACCATTAGTCATCTCAAATATATAGACTTTAAGGAAAATATCTTTATATATTGTTTTGTATGTTTAGCAACACATAacataatttaaaagtatgcattaaggtgtttGTAATATAATACGTGGCAAAAACGAATGAAGACAATAATAAATGCATTTATATAGCTTCCAAAGACTGACAAGATGGAGGCGTGGTGGCTTCAACACAGCGCCCCCTATCAGTCATCTATTGTATATACAAATCattgatggaaacctagctactgagaCATAAATAGGATGGGCTGGTAGGTTGTATCAGGCTCGTTGACCTTTATTAAAGTACCTTTTTGAAttgattttgggggggatttAACAGATTATGGCCCTGATCTTGGGAGATGGGGTGCTATTTATGTGCACATTCCACAACCATTTAAACCATTCAAGAATAGACAAATAGGCGGCTATTACGCAAGAGTGCATCAAAACACCGTGATATCGTTGTATAAAATAAAATGGAACCCTAATCTAGCTTTAAAATTTACATCAATTTGAGTTATGGCAAGAGACATGGAAATAATATTATTATGCGTAGGCAATTTCAATAGCATGGGTGTAACGAACGGGGTTTCTTCACCGAAGATGATGCGACACAATAGCAACTCATATTTTAAAATAGGAAGGACGATAGAATACTTACTTTTGCACTAAAAAGCCAGCCTGGAAATTGATCAGGATAACGTCACAGATAACATAAAATACGTCTGTGAAGACCTCCGTTCCGCAGGCAGGAATAAACAAGACCGAGCAAGAATAAGGCCATGACCTCGGCGATTTTTCTTCAAAGTAAAAGTCATGCAAAGAAGAATACAAAGAGTAGAAATTCGTACAAATTTATGACGAAATGTTAGCAGTTTAACAATATGAAAACGGGAATAAAGTGAATCGCCTTTATAACACAAATAATATTATACTATTGACATTATTTTTAACAGCATTAAAAGTGATGATTACTAGATAGTTATCAAGGTAACAACAGTAATACATATAAAACATGATTTATAATGCTACTcttaataataacagtaataacaatattaGAAATAACATATTTATAATAATCAACTTTAGAAAACACTTTAAATCCCATTGTTAATTAGCCCATTCATATTGGACGTAGTAAAATGGACACTCCTTTTATAGAGACACAACGTACACATAATTGTGTATGGTGCAATATGTATTTGCAGTATGAAAAAATTATTGGATTTAATCTGATTGGCCACTCTTTATGGGCCGACAAATGAGCAGCGACACTCCTCTTGGTGTAAACTCTGTGGATTTGGAAACTAGAAGTGCTCGAGTAGAATGGACCCCCCTTTTACTGTGACACAAGCTACAGATAACTTTGTACAGTGCAATAAATGATAGGAGTACACGCACAACAAATAATGTTGACCATTTAGGCTTAAAAAAAACATCTTATAGAAATACTTTTAATTATTCTTTGTATGATAACTAGTaggaaatatataaataattgtGCACATTTTCCATCATTTTCGCACAAATTATTAATTAGACATTTATTCTGAAGGATTCCAAAAATGCATGACCCGGAAGTACATAGTTATTCTTGCCTGCTTCACAGTGGTATCAAATAATTTTATAACAACGCCAGGATAGACCAGaccctgtcgtttccaatggggaGCAAATTAATCCTAGTGCGCAGGACTAGCATTTTTTTTTCAACTTTGGCAAAGTGTAAAGTCTATAAAATGCagtccactctgtttggtacagaTTTTAgtttggaaacagaaaactgtatggaaatcaaatgttttatcgatgagaaaatgtgca from Salvelinus fontinalis isolate EN_2023a chromosome 20, ASM2944872v1, whole genome shotgun sequence encodes:
- the serpina10a gene encoding serpin peptidase inhibitor, clade A (alpha-1 antiproteinase, antitrypsin), member 10a codes for the protein MTSRLLPLLACIPLLAMPLLAQEPSAVEIQDLSTRNADFAARLYRAIASTTDDNVLLSPFTVSLGLAALMSGADGSTREQLLQGLSLNALNHLRIPELFQSVRDSMAQSGFVNQGIGILPRQQFKVDSTYRDVVQTKYGGNVQGLDYSDGAAKDTINQFFSTYTREQVKEVVSAIDPQTQMMLITAVFFQGQFALTFNTSFTQDERFYVNKYKIAIVPMMFRSDKYHLAYDRSLKLGVLKLPMTGGAAMLVLLPDVDYTSIDEEITGERFQGWLKQLKRTRLEVQLPRFILEQSYSLQKVLPGLGISEVFQDSADFSGIGGETGLRLSEVVHKAAITVDETSSTGNAHAPNIFASLPPRLTVNRPFLFLIYHQATSSILFMGRVIDPTKK